In Rhodanobacter denitrificans, a single window of DNA contains:
- a CDS encoding FAD-binding oxidoreductase gives MRRWNGWGEETTVMALPAAGEAFLAARVGPGQRLADASLAQVLGTVPVSRLPAHPLVSVAAEERVRHARGQSLPDWLAMRSGEFGIFPDGVACPETAAQVRELLDWARTHDVVVIPYGGGTSVVGHINPPASARPVLTVSLERLNQLFEIDEDSLLATFGPGANGPQVESQLRAHGYTLGHFPQSWELSTLGGWVASRSSGQQSLRYGRIEQLFAGGTLETFAGPLVIPAFPASAAGPDLRELVLGSEGRFGILSEVKVRITRLAAQEHFYAVFLPDWNQAMQAVRQLVQARVPLSMLRLSGAVETQTQLVLAGQPRPMAWLEKYLALRGAGDGKCMLTFGVTGNRVQNAASLRQARKLLKGFGGVFTGRVLGRKWAEHRFGFPYLRHSLWSAGYVVDTLETATDWSNVDNLLQQVEASLREGLAAEGERVHVFTHLSHAYGEGSSLYTTYVFRPGASYAEALARWQRLKHAASLTIVGQRGTISHQHGVGRDHAAYLPVEKGALGMATLRALSAHFDPQQQLVPGVLIEQS, from the coding sequence ATGCGGCGTTGGAACGGCTGGGGCGAAGAGACGACCGTCATGGCCTTGCCGGCCGCCGGCGAGGCGTTTCTCGCCGCGCGGGTGGGCCCCGGCCAGCGGCTGGCCGATGCCAGCTTGGCGCAGGTGCTGGGCACGGTGCCGGTTTCGCGGCTGCCGGCGCATCCGTTGGTCAGCGTGGCTGCCGAGGAGCGCGTGCGGCATGCCCGCGGGCAGAGCCTGCCGGACTGGTTGGCGATGCGCTCCGGCGAGTTCGGCATATTTCCCGACGGCGTCGCCTGTCCGGAAACCGCCGCCCAGGTCCGCGAGCTGCTGGACTGGGCCAGGACGCACGACGTGGTCGTGATTCCCTACGGCGGCGGCACCTCGGTGGTTGGCCACATCAACCCGCCAGCGTCCGCGCGGCCGGTGCTGACGGTGTCGCTGGAACGCCTGAACCAGCTGTTCGAGATCGACGAGGACAGCCTGCTCGCCACCTTCGGCCCGGGCGCCAATGGGCCGCAAGTGGAAAGCCAGTTGCGCGCACACGGCTACACGCTGGGCCATTTTCCGCAATCGTGGGAGCTGTCCACGCTGGGTGGCTGGGTGGCCAGCCGTTCCAGTGGCCAGCAGTCGCTGCGCTATGGCCGCATCGAGCAGCTGTTTGCCGGCGGCACGCTGGAAACCTTCGCCGGCCCGTTGGTGATTCCGGCCTTCCCGGCGTCCGCCGCCGGGCCGGATCTGCGCGAGCTGGTACTGGGCTCGGAAGGTCGCTTCGGCATCCTCTCCGAGGTCAAGGTGCGGATCACCCGGCTGGCCGCGCAGGAGCATTTCTACGCGGTATTCCTGCCCGACTGGAACCAGGCGATGCAGGCGGTCCGCCAGCTGGTGCAGGCGCGCGTGCCGCTGTCCATGTTGCGCCTGTCCGGCGCGGTCGAGACACAGACCCAGCTGGTGCTGGCCGGCCAGCCGCGGCCGATGGCCTGGCTGGAAAAGTATCTGGCGCTGCGCGGTGCCGGTGACGGCAAGTGCATGCTCACCTTCGGCGTCACCGGCAACCGCGTGCAGAACGCAGCCTCGCTGCGGCAGGCCAGAAAGCTGCTGAAGGGTTTCGGCGGCGTGTTCACCGGCCGGGTGCTGGGCCGCAAGTGGGCGGAGCACCGCTTTGGGTTCCCGTATCTGCGGCACAGCCTGTGGAGCGCCGGTTACGTGGTGGACACGCTGGAAACCGCCACCGACTGGAGCAACGTCGACAACCTGCTGCAGCAGGTCGAAGCGAGTCTGCGCGAGGGCCTGGCCGCCGAAGGCGAACGGGTGCACGTGTTCACCCATTTGTCGCACGCCTACGGCGAGGGTTCGAGTCTGTACACCACCTACGTGTTCCGCCCAGGTGCCAGTTATGCCGAAGCGCTGGCGCGCTGGCAGCGCCTCAAGCACGCGGCCAGCCTGACCATCGTTGGCCAGCGCGGCACCATCAGCCATCAGCACGGGGTGGGGCGCGACCACGCCGCATACCTGCCGGTGGAGAAGGGGGCGCTGGGCATGGCCACGCTGCGGGCGTTGTCCGCACATTTCGATCCGCAGCAGCAGCTGGTGCCCGGCGTGCTGATCGAGCAGTCGTGA
- a CDS encoding transposase, with the protein MPRQARLEIPGVPLHITQRGVNRCAIFLDDEDRRHYLRLLGESAASHGLRIHAYVLMGNHVHLLVSSDESGQVSLGMRQLGQAYVTAFNRRHGRTGTLWEGRFKSSLVDSDRYLLAAYRYIELNPVRAAMVERPEHHHWSSVHANLALCEDSLVTPHACFIEMGTTPQVRAEAYRTWLKQGVSDDELIAIRQHLQQERAFGSKRFQAMAERTLGRPVNVRRPGRPGRDQDKPKGI; encoded by the coding sequence ATGCCTCGCCAAGCTCGCCTGGAAATTCCCGGGGTACCGCTCCACATCACCCAACGTGGGGTCAATCGATGCGCCATTTTTCTTGATGACGAAGACCGGCGCCACTATCTCCGTCTGCTGGGCGAGAGCGCCGCGAGCCACGGTCTGCGCATTCACGCCTACGTTTTGATGGGCAATCACGTGCACCTGCTCGTCAGTTCCGACGAGTCCGGCCAGGTATCGCTGGGCATGCGCCAACTGGGTCAGGCCTATGTCACCGCTTTCAACCGTCGCCATGGGCGCACCGGAACGCTGTGGGAAGGGCGCTTCAAATCCAGTCTGGTCGACTCGGACCGCTACCTGCTCGCCGCCTATCGGTATATCGAGCTCAACCCGGTTCGTGCCGCGATGGTCGAGAGGCCCGAACATCACCACTGGTCCAGCGTGCACGCCAACCTGGCACTTTGCGAAGACTCATTGGTGACACCCCACGCCTGTTTCATCGAGATGGGGACTACGCCACAGGTGCGCGCCGAAGCCTATCGGACATGGCTCAAACAAGGTGTCAGCGACGACGAGCTGATCGCCATTCGCCAGCACCTGCAGCAGGAACGCGCCTTTGGAAGCAAACGCTTTCAGGCCATGGCGGAAAGAACCTTGGGGCGTCCGGTGAATGTGCGGCGACCTGGGCGGCCGGGGCGAGACCAAGACAAACCCAAAGGCATTTAA
- a CDS encoding MmgE/PrpD family protein — MTEVQQLAAFVHGARYVQISAQAVEQIKIRILDTLGVAIGALDAPPLRAIRKLTESLGGNSASTLIGGGSSAPDRAAFYNIGLSRYLDFMDSYLAPGETCHPSDNIGAVLAAGESVNASGKDLLTAVAVAYQVHTRLSDVAPVRAKGFDHTVQGAYAVAAAVAKVMKLDAAKTANAIAISGTANNALRVTRTGNLSNWKGLAYPQVGKEGTHAALLASVGISGPEQVFEGNKGLKETITGPFDIDWSREDLESVLRTIIKKHNAEIHSQSSIDAAIEITAQPGFRADAIRAVHIITFQVAYDIIGGGEEGDKRHIRSKEEADHSLPYMVAVALLDGEVQPAQYAAERIVGADVQALLQKTTVTPDAAFSARFPKEMPSKVEVELNDGKIFSATAAAYKGFTSQPLDWASACEKFDRLVTPFAGAELADKIARTVHGLDTHSVRDLTALLAKVPSQRHISAAA; from the coding sequence ATGACTGAAGTCCAGCAATTGGCGGCCTTTGTCCACGGTGCCCGGTACGTACAAATCAGTGCGCAGGCAGTGGAACAAATCAAGATCCGCATCCTCGACACGCTCGGCGTTGCCATCGGCGCACTCGATGCGCCACCTCTGCGGGCGATCCGCAAGCTCACCGAATCACTCGGCGGCAACAGCGCTTCCACGTTGATTGGCGGTGGCAGCTCGGCGCCCGACCGGGCGGCGTTCTACAACATCGGTCTCAGCCGCTATCTCGATTTCATGGACAGTTACCTCGCCCCGGGCGAGACCTGCCACCCATCGGACAACATTGGTGCGGTGTTGGCGGCGGGCGAAAGCGTCAACGCCAGCGGCAAGGATTTGCTCACCGCGGTGGCAGTGGCGTACCAGGTGCATACGCGGCTGTCCGATGTGGCGCCGGTACGAGCCAAAGGTTTTGATCACACCGTGCAAGGCGCATACGCCGTAGCCGCCGCGGTCGCCAAGGTAATGAAACTCGACGCGGCCAAGACGGCCAACGCGATCGCCATTTCCGGCACCGCCAACAACGCCCTGCGCGTCACCCGCACCGGCAATCTGTCGAACTGGAAAGGCCTGGCCTACCCGCAAGTCGGCAAGGAAGGTACGCACGCGGCGCTGCTGGCCAGCGTGGGCATCAGCGGCCCCGAGCAGGTGTTTGAAGGCAACAAGGGGTTGAAGGAAACCATCACCGGCCCGTTTGATATCGACTGGTCGCGCGAAGATCTGGAAAGCGTCCTGCGCACCATCATCAAGAAGCACAACGCGGAGATCCATTCGCAGTCGTCGATCGATGCAGCCATCGAGATCACCGCTCAGCCCGGTTTTCGCGCTGATGCAATTCGAGCGGTGCACATCATCACGTTCCAGGTCGCCTACGACATCATCGGCGGCGGCGAGGAAGGCGACAAAAGGCATATTCGCAGCAAGGAAGAGGCGGATCACTCGCTGCCGTACATGGTGGCCGTGGCGTTGCTGGATGGCGAGGTACAACCGGCCCAGTACGCTGCCGAACGCATCGTCGGCGCGGACGTGCAGGCGTTGCTGCAAAAAACCACGGTGACACCGGACGCCGCATTTTCCGCCCGCTTCCCGAAGGAAATGCCCAGCAAGGTGGAAGTGGAATTGAACGACGGGAAAATATTCTCTGCCACCGCGGCGGCCTACAAGGGGTTCACTTCGCAGCCGCTGGATTGGGCCAGTGCCTGTGAAAAATTCGATCGGTTGGTGACGCCTTTTGCGGGCGCTGAACTGGCCGACAAGATCGCGCGCACCGTGCATGGGCTGGATACCCACAGCGTGCGCGACTTGACCGCATTACTGGCAAAGGTTCCGTCGCAGCGCCACATCTCGGCTGCCGCCTGA
- a CDS encoding phosphosulfolactate synthase, with translation MATTSFDFVPRAYRPDKPRSFGLTEIRGPYYATYGTRHLEDVLDVAGQWVDGVKWAGGSFALLPREQVRAFSDLAHKHNAYISSGGWIETVLRYGPDAVDKYLKEAKEVGFDVIEISTGFITIPTSGLLRLIEQVKKAGLKAKPELGIQFGSGGDSTETELAAEGKKDVGDLINRAKSALDAGADIIMIESEGITENVVTWNTAAAASIINGVGLEHVMFESADPLVFEWYIKNYGNEVNLFVDHSQILQLEGLRQNIWGNKSTWGRIANPAPAKG, from the coding sequence ATGGCTACCACCAGTTTCGACTTCGTCCCGCGCGCGTATCGCCCCGACAAACCCCGCTCGTTCGGTCTGACCGAAATCCGCGGTCCGTATTACGCCACCTATGGCACGCGGCATCTGGAAGACGTGCTGGACGTCGCCGGCCAGTGGGTCGATGGCGTCAAATGGGCCGGCGGCTCGTTCGCCCTGCTGCCGCGCGAACAGGTACGTGCCTTCAGTGATCTGGCACACAAGCACAACGCCTACATTTCCTCGGGCGGCTGGATCGAAACGGTATTGCGCTACGGCCCGGATGCCGTGGACAAATACCTGAAAGAAGCCAAGGAAGTCGGCTTCGATGTGATCGAAATTTCCACCGGCTTCATCACCATCCCCACCTCCGGCCTGCTGCGCCTGATCGAGCAGGTCAAGAAGGCCGGGCTCAAGGCCAAACCGGAATTGGGCATCCAGTTCGGCTCCGGCGGCGATTCCACCGAGACCGAGTTGGCGGCCGAAGGCAAGAAGGATGTGGGCGATCTGATCAATCGCGCCAAGAGCGCGCTGGATGCCGGCGCCGACATCATCATGATCGAGTCCGAAGGCATCACCGAGAACGTGGTGACATGGAATACCGCGGCGGCGGCTTCGATCATCAACGGCGTGGGCCTGGAGCACGTCATGTTCGAGTCGGCCGACCCGTTAGTGTTCGAGTGGTACATCAAGAACTACGGCAACGAGGTCAACCTGTTTGTCGACCACTCGCAGATCCTGCAGCTGGAAGGCCTGCGCCAGAACATCTGGGGCAACAAATCCACTTGGGGCCGCATTGCCAATCCGGCACCCGCAAAGGGCTAA
- a CDS encoding transposase, whose amino-acid sequence MEDDYRRYLAGLRESAIRYGCVVHAYVLMTNHVHVLVTPSSAGAVSRMMQWLGRQYVGYINGRYRRTGTLWEGRCKSCLVDTERYLLSCYRYIELNPVRAAMVADPGNHAWSSYHANAQLLPDAMVVPHAEYLRLGADAAERCVAYRALLKDALSADRLAEIRAYVQQQRVLGSPRFQREIEVMMGRCASVRPAHRPRRSSESDGTGSDPL is encoded by the coding sequence GTGGAGGACGACTATCGTCGTTACCTCGCCGGGTTGCGGGAATCCGCCATCCGTTACGGCTGTGTGGTGCACGCGTATGTGTTGATGACCAATCACGTGCATGTGCTGGTGACACCCTCATCGGCTGGTGCGGTGTCGCGGATGATGCAGTGGCTCGGTCGGCAATACGTGGGTTACATCAACGGGCGGTATCGACGAACCGGCACGTTGTGGGAAGGCCGCTGCAAGTCTTGTCTGGTCGATACCGAGCGCTACCTGCTTAGCTGTTATCGCTATATCGAGTTGAACCCGGTCCGTGCCGCCATGGTGGCTGACCCGGGGAACCATGCGTGGTCGAGCTATCACGCTAATGCGCAATTGCTGCCAGACGCGATGGTGGTCCCACACGCGGAATACCTGCGTCTTGGCGCTGATGCGGCGGAACGTTGCGTCGCCTATCGAGCATTACTCAAGGATGCATTGAGCGCGGATCGTCTGGCCGAGATTCGTGCCTATGTCCAACAGCAACGCGTGCTTGGTTCGCCGCGATTCCAGCGCGAGATAGAGGTGATGATGGGCCGTTGCGCCAGCGTCCGCCCTGCGCACCGCCCGAGACGCAGCAGTGAATCTGATGGAACGGGCTCTGACCCGCTTTAG
- a CDS encoding TonB-dependent receptor plug domain-containing protein, giving the protein MFLRISTLALAVAGALGASSVACAQDTGAVPPATNLQTVVVTGTRTLDRTMADSLAPVDVLTTADITATGATDLPSALNVLLPSFNFPQATLSDATDANLPAQLRGLSPDQTLVLINGKRQHPTATLNNVEVMGRGSSPVDLSAIPLNAIERIEVLRDGAAAQYGSDAIAGVINIILKQGPGHGSVDVGRGMWAGRQGGTSTAGADAGFRVGDGWLRVAANYQNQDPTNHAAVDRLFPGDSSYGRVTFHYGMPEKIARQAAINGEYPLGEHATLYVASLFNKRDVSSPGFFRWLPMYEGASPAAAAVYPNGFLPVENSAIRDDTSQLGVRGEVAGWHYDVGAATGGNHWKLDTSNTFNYSLGADSPTAFYIGTLTLRQNQLSADFNRDFDMPWQHALGVAWGLITREETFAIKPGDSASYAGAGAQVFPGYQPTDAGSHSRHNQAAYVDLETDFTDKFSAGLAARQEHYSDFGNTASWKLSGRYTITPVVALRASASTGFRAPSLQQEYYSDTAIDIINASSGHQSLTTVRTFPVADPAAIALGAQPLKPERSRDYSAGLVLTPGFGPYATLDFYQVDISDRIILSEDLTGPVVEDYLTSVGIPFVSGGRFFTNAVNTRTRGVDLVGTWPLTFGANDLKFTGGYSHNQTTIRHIRANPPQLGLAGLELPVIGREEAGIITEGSPHNKAFVGANWRRDKWTLHAQLTRYGAFTFVVPVLPGDQTYAARTLTDLSASYRVGNWTATLGANNLFNVYPQHSSPTNDFYGLLPYPEGSPFGFSGRYVHVNLGYRW; this is encoded by the coding sequence ATGTTTCTTCGAATCAGTACTCTGGCGCTCGCCGTCGCTGGTGCGCTCGGTGCCAGCTCGGTCGCGTGCGCGCAGGACACCGGCGCCGTACCACCAGCTACCAACCTGCAGACGGTGGTGGTCACCGGTACGCGTACGCTCGACCGCACCATGGCCGACTCGCTCGCCCCCGTCGATGTGTTGACGACGGCCGATATCACGGCGACCGGCGCCACGGATCTGCCCAGCGCGTTGAACGTGTTGCTGCCGTCGTTCAATTTCCCGCAGGCCACTTTGTCGGACGCCACCGATGCCAACCTGCCGGCGCAATTGCGCGGGCTGTCGCCGGATCAGACCCTGGTGTTGATCAACGGCAAGCGGCAACATCCCACGGCCACGCTCAACAACGTTGAAGTGATGGGGCGTGGGTCGTCGCCGGTTGATCTGTCGGCGATTCCGCTCAATGCCATCGAACGGATCGAGGTGCTGCGCGATGGCGCCGCCGCGCAGTACGGTTCGGACGCGATTGCCGGCGTCATCAACATCATCCTGAAGCAGGGGCCCGGGCACGGCTCGGTCGACGTGGGGCGAGGCATGTGGGCGGGCAGGCAGGGCGGTACGTCGACGGCGGGCGCTGACGCCGGCTTCCGCGTTGGCGACGGCTGGCTGCGCGTTGCGGCCAACTACCAGAACCAGGACCCGACCAATCATGCCGCTGTCGATCGCCTGTTTCCCGGCGATTCCAGTTACGGCCGCGTCACCTTCCACTACGGCATGCCCGAGAAGATCGCCAGGCAGGCCGCCATCAACGGCGAATATCCGCTCGGTGAGCACGCGACGCTGTATGTGGCGAGCCTGTTCAACAAGCGCGATGTGAGTTCGCCGGGTTTCTTTCGCTGGCTGCCCATGTACGAGGGTGCGAGCCCCGCGGCCGCAGCGGTTTACCCGAACGGCTTTTTGCCGGTGGAGAACAGCGCGATCCGCGATGACACCTCGCAACTCGGTGTGCGCGGTGAAGTGGCCGGCTGGCATTACGACGTGGGCGCGGCGACCGGTGGCAACCACTGGAAACTCGACACCTCGAATACCTTCAACTATTCGCTTGGTGCCGACTCGCCCACCGCGTTCTACATCGGCACGCTGACGCTGCGGCAGAACCAGCTCAGTGCGGACTTCAACCGCGATTTCGACATGCCGTGGCAACACGCACTCGGCGTGGCGTGGGGCTTGATCACGCGCGAGGAGACTTTCGCGATCAAACCCGGTGATTCGGCCTCCTATGCCGGTGCTGGCGCGCAGGTGTTTCCCGGCTATCAACCCACCGATGCCGGCTCGCACAGCCGTCACAACCAAGCCGCTTACGTCGATCTGGAAACCGATTTCACCGACAAGTTCTCGGCTGGGCTTGCCGCGCGGCAGGAGCATTACAGCGACTTCGGCAACACCGCGTCGTGGAAGCTTTCGGGTCGCTACACGATCACACCGGTGGTCGCGCTGCGCGCCTCCGCGTCGACCGGCTTCCGTGCGCCGTCGCTGCAGCAGGAGTACTACTCCGATACCGCCATCGACATCATCAATGCCAGCTCGGGTCACCAGAGCTTGACCACGGTGCGTACTTTCCCGGTTGCTGATCCGGCCGCCATCGCGTTGGGCGCCCAGCCGCTCAAGCCTGAGCGCTCGCGCGATTACAGCGCCGGGCTGGTGCTGACGCCGGGGTTCGGCCCTTACGCCACGCTGGATTTCTACCAGGTGGATATCAGTGACCGCATCATCCTCAGCGAAGATCTGACCGGTCCGGTGGTTGAGGATTACCTCACCTCGGTGGGCATCCCGTTCGTCAGCGGTGGTCGCTTCTTCACCAATGCGGTCAATACGCGTACGCGCGGCGTGGATCTCGTCGGCACGTGGCCGCTCACCTTTGGCGCGAACGATCTCAAGTTCACGGGCGGCTACAGCCACAACCAGACGACGATTCGCCACATTCGCGCCAACCCACCGCAACTCGGCCTCGCCGGGCTTGAGTTGCCGGTGATCGGGCGCGAGGAGGCGGGCATCATCACCGAGGGTAGCCCGCACAATAAGGCGTTTGTCGGCGCGAACTGGCGTCGTGATAAGTGGACGCTGCACGCGCAGCTGACCCGCTACGGTGCGTTCACCTTTGTGGTACCGGTGCTGCCGGGCGATCAGACCTACGCCGCGCGCACGCTCACCGATCTCTCCGCCAGCTACCGCGTGGGCAACTGGACGGCGACGTTGGGTGCGAACAACCTGTTCAATGTCTACCCGCAGCACAGCAGCCCGACCAACGATTTCTATGGTCTGCTGCCGTACCCGGAAGGCTCGCCGTTCGGCTTTAGTGGTCGCTACGTGCACGTCAACCTTGGCTATCGCTGGTAA
- a CDS encoding transposase, with amino-acid sequence MPAFRSTWCSGGNNRLPCFLDDEDRQRYLQCLRQALLRFGCRLHAYVLMNNHVHLLLTPDEAGGVSRLMHTFARNYVGSFNGRHGRTGTLWEGRYKACLVDSGRYFLACSRYIELNPVRAWMVAQPNEYSWSSYRSNCP; translated from the coding sequence TTGCCGGCGTTCCGCAGCACGTGGTGCAGCGGGGGCAACAATCGTCTGCCATGTTTTCTGGACGATGAGGATCGCCAGCGCTATCTGCAATGCCTGCGGCAGGCGCTGTTGCGGTTCGGCTGCAGGCTGCATGCCTATGTGCTGATGAATAACCACGTGCACTTGCTGCTGACGCCTGACGAGGCGGGTGGGGTGTCGCGGCTGATGCACACTTTTGCGCGCAACTACGTCGGCTCGTTCAATGGTCGGCACGGGCGCACGGGGACGCTGTGGGAAGGGCGCTACAAGGCGTGCCTGGTGGACTCGGGGCGCTACTTTCTGGCCTGCAGTCGCTACATCGAGCTCAATCCGGTTCGCGCGTGGATGGTGGCCCAGCCGAACGAGTACTCGTGGTCGAGCTATCGTTCAAATTGTCCCTGA
- a CDS encoding arginase family protein: protein MQAVDHPFDLVLSYPQWQGSGRPEHLRRGAQAAADVCRNYGPLERVPEAGGGEASGGVRRWTAIAEQFRSAQAILDARQPRRILTAGGDCACDIAVIDYLRRRYPDLTVIWVDAHLDANTVNTTPSGNFHGMPVAAILGSAPVELQALLSTPLLPTQFRYFSAHVGDEGDWAFQRARDLRWLEPGQRIAEQVGSGPIHIHFDLDALDPAEFPHVAYPDGKLPFDAGLALVRSVAADLVGLTITEFAPSDERAARHGSGFVERLCKAARPLQKGVRDNF from the coding sequence GTGCAAGCTGTCGATCATCCATTCGATCTGGTGCTGTCCTATCCGCAATGGCAAGGCTCGGGACGCCCGGAACACCTGCGTCGGGGCGCGCAGGCCGCGGCCGATGTCTGCCGCAACTACGGGCCACTCGAGCGTGTCCCGGAGGCTGGCGGGGGCGAGGCCAGCGGCGGTGTCCGGCGCTGGACAGCGATCGCCGAGCAATTCCGTTCGGCTCAGGCGATCCTTGATGCGAGGCAGCCCAGGCGCATCCTGACCGCCGGCGGGGATTGCGCCTGCGATATTGCGGTCATCGACTACCTGCGTCGACGATATCCGGACCTGACCGTGATCTGGGTGGACGCGCATCTCGACGCGAACACGGTGAACACGACGCCCAGCGGCAATTTCCACGGCATGCCGGTGGCCGCGATCCTGGGTTCCGCTCCGGTCGAGCTGCAGGCGTTGCTTTCGACACCGCTGTTACCGACACAATTCCGTTATTTCTCGGCACATGTTGGCGATGAGGGCGATTGGGCGTTCCAGCGAGCTCGTGACCTGAGGTGGCTGGAACCCGGGCAACGCATCGCCGAACAGGTCGGTTCGGGGCCCATCCACATTCATTTCGATCTGGACGCGCTCGATCCTGCTGAATTCCCGCACGTTGCCTATCCCGATGGCAAGCTGCCGTTCGACGCCGGGCTTGCCTTGGTGCGCAGCGTGGCCGCCGATCTGGTCGGTCTGACGATCACCGAGTTTGCACCTTCGGACGAACGCGCTGCGCGGCACGGCAGTGGCTTCGTCGAACGGCTATGCAAGGCCGCAAGGCCGCTGCAAAAAGGTGTCAGGGACAATTTCTGA
- a CDS encoding transposase, translated as MPRQPRPDLAGVPQHVVQRGNDRQPCFYVTDDYRRYLAGLRESAIRYGCSVHAYVLMTNHVHLLVTPSSAGAVSRMMQWLGRQYVGYINGRYRRTGTLWEGRYKSCLVDTERYLLTCYRYIELNPVRAAMVSDPADYAWSSYRANAQALPDKVVVPHVEYLRLGTDVSERCVAYRQLFKEVLDDDRLAQIRAYVQQQRALGTPRFQREIEAMIGRCASVRAAHRPRRNKDAFGTGSDPL; from the coding sequence ATGCCGCGCCAACCCAGACCTGATCTTGCCGGTGTTCCGCAGCATGTGGTTCAGCGGGGCAATGATCGTCAGCCATGCTTTTACGTGACAGACGACTACCGACGTTATCTTGCCGGATTGCGCGAATCGGCCATCCGCTATGGCTGTTCGGTACATGCGTACGTACTGATGACCAACCACGTGCACTTGCTGGTGACACCGTCGTCGGCTGGCGCGGTGTCGCGGATGATGCAGTGGCTGGGTCGTCAGTATGTGGGCTACATCAACGGACGGTATCGGCGTACCGGCACGTTGTGGGAAGGCCGCTACAAGTCCTGCCTGGTCGATACCGAGCGCTACCTGCTCACCTGCTATCGTTATATCGAACTGAACCCTGTGCGGGCAGCCATGGTGTCCGATCCGGCCGATTATGCGTGGTCAAGCTACCGTGCCAACGCGCAGGCGTTGCCGGACAAAGTGGTAGTGCCGCACGTCGAATATCTGCGTCTTGGTACCGATGTGTCGGAACGCTGCGTTGCCTACCGGCAACTGTTCAAGGAAGTATTGGACGATGATCGCCTGGCCCAGATTCGTGCGTACGTGCAGCAGCAGCGCGCGCTTGGCACGCCGCGATTCCAGCGCGAGATCGAGGCGATGATCGGCCGTTGTGCCAGCGTCCGTGCCGCCCACCGCCCGCGACGGAACAAAGATGCTTTCGGAACGGGCTCTGACCCGCTTTGA
- a CDS encoding TIR domain-containing protein — protein MSKPDVFYSFHFDNDVMRVQMIRNMGVVTGDEPVEPNVWETLKKTDSGVEAWIEKNMKNKDVVIVLIGAATAGRKWVKYEMKRAWELGKPIFGIHIHNLKSMNDGASTKGSNPFDAFNFSHNGVVIKPLVYDPKSSDAYNDIKDNIESWIAAAKRQRI, from the coding sequence ATGAGCAAGCCAGACGTGTTTTACAGCTTTCATTTCGACAACGACGTGATGCGCGTGCAGATGATTCGCAACATGGGGGTGGTCACCGGGGATGAGCCGGTCGAGCCGAATGTCTGGGAGACTCTCAAAAAGACGGACAGCGGCGTGGAGGCGTGGATCGAAAAAAACATGAAAAATAAGGATGTAGTCATCGTCCTCATCGGTGCGGCGACTGCCGGTAGAAAATGGGTTAAGTACGAAATGAAGCGCGCGTGGGAGCTGGGAAAGCCGATCTTCGGCATCCATATCCACAACCTCAAGTCCATGAACGATGGCGCGAGCACGAAAGGCTCAAATCCGTTTGATGCCTTTAATTTCAGCCACAACGGTGTCGTAATCAAGCCCCTCGTATACGACCCGAAATCGTCGGATGCCTACAACGACATCAAGGACAATATCGAGAGCTGGATCGCAGCTGCCAAGCGTCAACGCATCTGA